One Mangrovimonas cancribranchiae DNA segment encodes these proteins:
- a CDS encoding WYL domain-containing protein, whose translation MSPEFLRRYYVMRIITNPKGYGFPGSYVLLEQLQTTLNAIRLKNRDDILYEKLELHSRKTINRDLKKIESYYNIAIKHKRGYGFYVEDDAYKDENKLKAVYEKTELYLLNHHAHAWKEFVTSARTSLSAYVDIVALINAIEQQFLVELEYKGWYDDNTFQTFKGKVQPLHIKEVNNAWYLMAYNKDIGVYAFCLDKRISAFKVTDFKPKKPKHFSDKQYFKHSVGILKTDIKPVWVHLKVANHHLKYLQANPMHASQQIVQQPKKPETEILDYTDPDMWGDIKIFVEPNYEFLMEILKYNIWVKVVGPSQVKHYITYHLQLMLAYYE comes from the coding sequence ATGTCACCAGAATTTCTTCGACGTTATTATGTTATGCGTATCATTACCAACCCAAAAGGGTATGGATTTCCTGGAAGTTATGTGTTGTTGGAACAGTTGCAAACTACACTCAATGCCATACGTCTAAAGAACCGTGATGATATCTTGTACGAAAAACTAGAATTGCATAGTCGAAAAACCATTAATCGCGATTTAAAAAAAATAGAATCTTATTATAACATTGCCATTAAACACAAACGAGGGTATGGATTTTATGTAGAAGACGACGCGTATAAAGATGAAAACAAGCTTAAAGCCGTTTATGAAAAAACAGAGCTGTACCTACTAAACCATCACGCACATGCTTGGAAAGAGTTTGTCACTTCTGCACGAACATCCTTAAGTGCCTATGTAGATATAGTGGCACTTATTAATGCCATAGAACAACAGTTTTTGGTAGAATTGGAATATAAAGGTTGGTATGATGATAATACATTTCAAACATTCAAGGGAAAAGTACAACCACTACACATAAAAGAAGTTAATAATGCCTGGTACTTAATGGCATACAATAAGGATATTGGTGTGTACGCGTTTTGTTTGGATAAGCGGATAAGCGCATTTAAGGTAACAGATTTTAAGCCTAAAAAACCAAAGCACTTTAGTGACAAGCAGTATTTTAAACATAGTGTAGGTATTTTAAAAACAGACATAAAACCGGTATGGGTACATCTAAAAGTAGCCAATCATCATTTAAAATATTTACAGGCCAACCCTATGCATGCCTCTCAACAAATAGTCCAGCAACCTAAAAAACCTGAAACTGAAATTTTAGATTATACAGATCCAGATATGTGGGGAGACATTAAAATTTTTGTAGAACCTAACTATGAGTTTTTAATGGAAATCTTAAAATATAATATATGGGTTAAAGTGGTGGGGCCATCACAGGTAAAACACTATATAACGTACCACTTACAATTAATGCTAGCATACTACGAGTAA
- a CDS encoding M42 family metallopeptidase, which produces MAKQSILNKKSLDFLEQYLNNAAPTGYEWTGQKLWMDYLKPYVDEFITDTYGSAVGVINPEAKYKVVIEGHADEISWYVNYITDNGLIHVIRNGGSDHQIAPSKVVNIHTKNGIVKGVFGWPAIHTRNKSKEQAPTIENITIDVGAKDKEEVENMGVHVGCVITYPDEFHVLNGDKFVCRALDNRMGGFMIAEVARLLHENKKKLPFGLYITNSVQEEIGLRGAEMITETIKPNVAIVTDVTHDTTTPMIKKEKEGHLELGLGPVVAYAPAVQQKLRDLITDTADAKNIPFQRSALSRATGTDTDAFAYSNGGVASALISLPLRYMHTTVEMVHRDDVENVIKLIYESLLNIEDGDTFSYFK; this is translated from the coding sequence ATGGCAAAACAAAGTATACTTAATAAAAAATCGTTAGACTTTTTAGAACAATATCTTAACAATGCAGCACCAACAGGTTATGAATGGACTGGACAAAAGCTTTGGATGGACTACCTAAAACCTTATGTTGATGAGTTTATTACCGATACCTACGGGTCTGCCGTTGGCGTGATTAATCCTGAGGCAAAATACAAAGTTGTTATTGAAGGACATGCTGACGAAATCTCTTGGTATGTAAATTATATTACAGATAATGGCTTAATTCACGTTATACGAAATGGCGGTAGCGATCACCAAATAGCACCAAGCAAGGTTGTAAACATTCACACTAAAAATGGCATTGTAAAAGGTGTTTTTGGATGGCCTGCTATCCATACTAGAAACAAATCGAAAGAACAGGCTCCAACTATTGAAAACATTACAATAGATGTTGGCGCAAAAGATAAAGAAGAGGTTGAAAACATGGGTGTTCATGTTGGGTGTGTTATTACTTATCCTGATGAATTTCACGTTTTAAACGGCGATAAGTTTGTTTGTCGTGCCCTAGATAACCGTATGGGTGGTTTTATGATTGCTGAAGTAGCACGTTTACTTCATGAAAACAAAAAGAAATTACCATTTGGATTATACATCACCAACTCGGTACAAGAGGAAATTGGACTTCGTGGTGCTGAAATGATTACCGAAACCATAAAACCAAACGTCGCTATTGTAACCGATGTGACTCACGACACCACTACACCAATGATTAAAAAGGAAAAAGAAGGGCATTTAGAACTTGGTCTTGGTCCTGTAGTGGCTTATGCCCCTGCCGTGCAACAAAAATTACGCGATTTAATTACTGATACAGCCGACGCTAAAAACATCCCATTCCAACGTTCGGCACTATCACGAGCTACTGGAACTGACACTGACGCCTTTGCTTATAGTAATGGCGGCGTAGCTTCAGCTTTAATTTCGCTACCATTACGCTATATGCATACAACGGTTGAAATGGTACACCGTGATGATGTTGAGAATGTAATTAAGCTTATTTACGAATCGCTTCTTAACATTGAAGATGGTGACACGTTTTCTTATTTTAAGTAA
- a CDS encoding T9SS type A sorting domain-containing protein: protein MKKLLLCTLLNLLTFFTYAQTANEALGDDIVQYGTDGSGDPMYYNPAGSSITTGDYNVLIGDAAGNNLYSGSNNTMLGTLSGANQTTASKNIFIGAYAGFSNVYGTDNTFIGTEAGYSNTGTDNTFVGTEAGENNTTGADNVFIGEEAGYGNTTGRDNVFIGEDAGYYNTTADDNTFVGSIAGRNNMTGFRNTFLGAEAGYHNTTGYRNTFVGDSTGVDVGVGRLNTFVGQAAGAATEHADYNTFIGAHAGGDNNRTNNTDDANRNTYVGVFTGFSNREGQDNVGMGAFANYRDPSEFDIINITGRFGAYTTTTTRDRTTFIGAQAFPNNNDVVVVGYQSRADGAYGIAIGSQSRAQNNTSVALGRNVTVAQNNTMALGGDTTDNRYSVGIGTTAANQNASLELADTDKGFLINRLTTAERVALETAAANGLPLDAGEQGLMVYDTDLDALFTWDGAAWNTSGANTDNQELDLTDNTLSISGGIETVDLSAYLDNEDEQDLTSATLTGTDLAIAIENGASVTVDLAPILSALETENTTQQTQLDSQAALISDLTTRIEELEACACGGTLGVANPNGNTNRGQKAILYQNIPNPFNGTTSIKYFVPYKHNQAAIVFSNTSGQVIDNVAIKNLGEQELYFNSESLSAGMYYYTLYVDGQKIDTKKMLIE, encoded by the coding sequence ATGAAAAAACTACTTTTATGTACGTTACTTAATCTATTAACTTTTTTTACTTATGCGCAAACAGCTAACGAAGCTTTAGGCGATGATATAGTTCAGTATGGAACCGATGGTTCTGGAGATCCAATGTATTATAATCCCGCAGGAAGCTCTATTACCACTGGCGATTACAATGTATTAATAGGAGACGCTGCAGGTAACAACTTATATTCGGGGTCAAATAACACCATGCTAGGTACTTTGTCTGGAGCAAATCAAACAACGGCTTCTAAAAATATTTTTATTGGGGCGTATGCTGGTTTTTCAAACGTTTATGGAACAGATAATACATTTATAGGTACCGAAGCTGGATACTCTAATACAGGAACAGATAATACATTTGTAGGTACAGAGGCTGGAGAAAATAATACAACAGGCGCTGATAATGTATTTATAGGAGAGGAAGCAGGATATGGAAATACAACAGGAAGAGATAATGTATTTATTGGGGAAGATGCTGGCTACTATAACACAACTGCTGATGATAATACGTTTGTAGGTTCTATAGCAGGTAGAAATAATATGACAGGCTTTAGAAATACATTTTTAGGAGCTGAAGCGGGTTACCATAATACTACGGGTTATAGAAATACCTTTGTAGGAGACTCTACGGGGGTTGATGTGGGGGTAGGAAGGCTTAACACTTTTGTAGGGCAAGCAGCTGGTGCTGCAACAGAGCATGCCGATTATAATACCTTTATAGGAGCGCATGCAGGAGGCGATAATAATAGAACAAACAATACCGATGATGCTAATAGAAATACCTATGTAGGTGTTTTTACAGGCTTTAGTAACCGTGAAGGACAAGATAATGTAGGTATGGGAGCTTTTGCTAATTATAGAGACCCTAGTGAATTTGATATTATCAATATAACTGGAAGATTTGGGGCATATACAACAACAACAACTAGAGATAGAACAACGTTTATAGGCGCACAGGCTTTTCCTAATAATAATGATGTGGTTGTGGTTGGTTACCAATCTAGAGCTGACGGGGCTTATGGTATTGCCATAGGTAGTCAATCTCGAGCACAAAATAACACTTCTGTAGCCTTAGGGCGTAATGTTACCGTTGCGCAAAACAATACTATGGCTCTAGGAGGTGACACCACAGATAACCGATATAGTGTAGGGATTGGTACAACAGCTGCTAACCAAAATGCTTCTTTAGAATTAGCCGATACCGATAAAGGCTTTTTAATAAATCGTTTAACTACAGCAGAGCGTGTGGCTTTAGAAACAGCTGCAGCAAATGGATTGCCTTTAGATGCTGGTGAACAAGGGTTAATGGTATACGATACCGATTTAGATGCTTTGTTTACTTGGGATGGTGCTGCTTGGAATACATCTGGAGCCAACACCGATAACCAAGAGTTAGATTTAACAGATAATACATTATCTATTTCTGGCGGAATTGAAACGGTAGATTTATCGGCTTATCTGGATAATGAAGACGAACAGGATTTAACATCGGCAACATTAACAGGAACAGACCTAGCGATTGCTATTGAAAACGGAGCAAGTGTAACGGTAGATTTAGCTCCTATACTTTCTGCTTTAGAAACAGAAAACACAACACAACAAACTCAACTAGATAGTCAAGCCGCTTTAATAAGTGATTTAACAACACGTATAGAAGAGCTAGAAGCTTGTGCATGTGGTGGAACATTAGGTGTGGCAAATCCTAATGGGAATACTAATAGAGGGCAAAAAGCCATTCTATATCAAAATATTCCTAATCCATTTAATGGAACTACATCTATAAAATACTTCGTTCCTTATAAACATAATCAAGCAGCAATAGTATTTAGCAACACTTCAGGACAAGTTATAGATAATGTTGCGATTAAAAATTTAGGAGAACAAGAACTGTATTTTAATAGTGAGTCTTTATCGGCAGGAATGTATTACTATACACTATATGTCGATGGTCAGAAAATAGACACCAAAAAAATGCTTATTGAATAA
- a CDS encoding flippase, with protein sequence MHFLSLAFQNITMRIAFSKKDLNTTTWFSLGKLIHLFTGVFIVPKIFNTLGTTDMGILTLAGSILGMFAPLFTLGLSAICVREIVFTPKRSQHIIATAFFMRLLSWGFVAIGFVCYLYFTNNTTLLVIYMVLICGYLFRLTDVFEYYLLAKKRAKLIFIGKTVSLFCIVALQYYGVKQQMDILFFAQVIALDFLLQGVFYIVVLGTKNELYLKRWCFSKSLGKKLLTMAFPLIVSEALVMIYIGIDEVILKHFYNDHANGVFGSVQFLVIGLSWTLGFAIINALYPSLTESFQNHKKYYYIKNKQLFFILVALGLFIAWFYLFFGDSILDSYFTEQYREGKTALQIFCWAPLFVFIGMLYEKHLLTANRLKHNVYRFIVGCFVNLLLCYVLIPIYYINGAAIAVLASHFITNIGYLAFDSNTKKDIKSLLNAK encoded by the coding sequence ATGCATTTTTTATCTTTGGCGTTTCAAAATATCACTATGCGTATTGCCTTTAGCAAGAAAGACTTAAACACAACTACCTGGTTTTCCTTAGGAAAACTAATACATCTATTTACGGGTGTTTTTATTGTTCCGAAAATATTCAATACACTTGGCACCACCGATATGGGCATACTAACGCTTGCCGGTTCGATATTAGGTATGTTTGCGCCTTTGTTCACCTTGGGATTGTCGGCTATATGCGTGCGCGAAATTGTATTCACTCCAAAAAGAAGTCAACACATTATTGCCACAGCTTTTTTTATGCGGTTGCTATCTTGGGGCTTTGTAGCCATTGGGTTTGTTTGTTATCTATACTTTACAAATAACACCACTCTTCTTGTTATTTATATGGTTTTAATATGTGGCTATTTATTTAGGCTAACAGATGTTTTTGAATATTATTTACTCGCTAAAAAACGCGCCAAACTTATTTTTATTGGAAAAACAGTAAGCCTTTTCTGTATTGTTGCCTTACAATATTACGGTGTAAAACAGCAAATGGACATCTTATTTTTTGCTCAAGTGATTGCTTTGGATTTTTTATTACAAGGCGTATTTTATATTGTCGTTTTAGGAACTAAAAATGAGCTTTACCTCAAACGTTGGTGCTTTTCAAAATCATTAGGCAAAAAGCTTTTAACAATGGCATTTCCTTTGATAGTTTCTGAAGCACTGGTAATGATTTACATTGGAATAGACGAAGTGATTTTAAAGCACTTTTATAACGACCATGCCAATGGCGTTTTTGGTAGTGTACAGTTTTTAGTTATTGGGTTGAGCTGGACCCTGGGATTTGCTATCATTAATGCTTTATACCCTTCTTTGACAGAGTCTTTTCAGAACCACAAAAAATATTATTATATAAAAAACAAGCAACTATTTTTTATTTTGGTGGCATTGGGGTTATTTATTGCTTGGTTTTATTTGTTTTTTGGAGATAGCATTTTAGACAGCTATTTTACTGAACAGTATCGAGAAGGCAAAACGGCTTTGCAAATCTTTTGTTGGGCACCATTATTTGTGTTCATAGGTATGCTTTACGAAAAACACCTCCTTACAGCAAATCGCCTAAAACACAATGTATATCGTTTTATTGTAGGGTGTTTTGTAAATCTACTACTATGCTACGTTTTAATTCCCATATACTATATAAATGGAGCCGCTATTGCTGTTCTAGCAAGCCATTTTATAACAAATATTGGTTATCTTGCTTTCGATTCAAATACCAAAAAGGATATTAAAAGCTTATTAAACGCTAAATAA
- a CDS encoding NUDIX domain-containing protein — protein MVEEFIDIVTKDGKPTGKTALKSVIHSEGHYHNTAHLWLYTKAGKILLAQRSFKKAICPGLWDVSVAGHVDAGETIEQAILRETQEEISLTLQQEDLYKIGVFPCFQTYDNGIIDNEFHHTFIAELGVPLEKLKPQPNEVEALQLVCLDTSFSLLINSHLNNYFIASNRAYYEMVFQRILEHIN, from the coding sequence ATGGTAGAAGAGTTTATAGATATTGTTACCAAAGATGGAAAGCCTACGGGTAAAACAGCTTTAAAATCAGTTATTCACAGCGAAGGCCATTACCACAACACGGCACATTTATGGTTGTATACAAAAGCAGGTAAAATCTTATTGGCACAACGCAGTTTTAAAAAAGCCATTTGTCCCGGACTTTGGGACGTCTCTGTTGCTGGCCACGTAGATGCCGGGGAAACCATAGAACAAGCCATCCTTCGGGAAACCCAAGAAGAAATAAGCCTGACCCTACAGCAAGAAGACTTGTACAAAATAGGGGTGTTCCCATGTTTTCAAACGTATGATAATGGTATTATTGACAATGAGTTCCATCATACGTTTATAGCTGAATTAGGAGTTCCTTTAGAAAAATTAAAGCCCCAACCCAATGAGGTTGAGGCTTTGCAGCTCGTTTGCCTTGATACTAGTTTCTCCCTACTAATTAATAGTCATCTTAATAATTATTTTATAGCATCAAACCGAGCGTACTATGAAATGGTTTTTCAACGCATTTTAGAACATATAAATTAG
- a CDS encoding hemolysin III family protein, producing MREQTPFEEKLNASTHAFGVLLGIVALIVMVVFQNNKTPWSLFSVVVYGSSIIILFLASTLYHYSKRERIKYFYRILDHISIYLLIAGTYTPVCLIALEQSKGWSLFWWVWGIAAFGVGLKVFFTGKFEVFSVLLYLAMGWLVVFDFSFLSDTLGADGVLWLFVGGLAYTVGIIFYAIDRIPYNHVIWHLFVLVGAISHFIMIFFYVI from the coding sequence ATGAGAGAGCAAACACCTTTTGAAGAAAAGCTAAATGCGTCAACACATGCGTTTGGTGTACTTTTGGGTATTGTGGCTTTAATTGTAATGGTTGTTTTTCAGAACAATAAGACTCCTTGGAGCTTATTTAGTGTAGTCGTTTATGGCTCATCTATCATTATTTTATTCTTGGCTTCAACATTATATCACTATTCAAAACGCGAAAGGATAAAGTATTTTTACAGAATACTGGATCATATAAGTATATATCTTTTAATTGCAGGAACATACACGCCAGTATGTTTAATAGCTTTAGAACAGAGTAAAGGCTGGTCATTATTTTGGTGGGTTTGGGGTATTGCTGCTTTTGGAGTGGGACTTAAAGTCTTTTTTACAGGTAAATTTGAGGTGTTTTCCGTGTTGTTATATCTCGCTATGGGATGGCTTGTAGTATTTGACTTTAGTTTTTTATCAGACACCTTAGGAGCCGATGGCGTTTTGTGGTTATTTGTTGGTGGCTTAGCATATACCGTAGGTATTATTTTTTATGCTATAGACCGTATTCCTTATAATCATGTTATTTGGCATCTTTTTGTTTTAGTGGGTGCTATTAGTCATTTTATCATGATTTTCTTTTACGTTATTTGA
- a CDS encoding PrsW family glutamic-type intramembrane protease produces the protein MNLIIFALAPVFTIILYIYAKDKYEKEPKLLLLYSFLFGAFVSIIITTVMYVIFDFILPLDSSKVFQQFIKAFFIVGFTEEFSKYVIVRFYNQPKPAFNEPYDGIMYAVMVSMGFAATENIMYVLDGGYKTALLRAFTAVPAHATFGILMGYFMGKAKFAGKNRGLLNLIGLLLAIIFHGAYDFFLFIDFIPGVWVGAFISLAIGLILSRKAIKKHQNISHFK, from the coding sequence ATGAATCTTATTATATTTGCGCTCGCTCCCGTTTTTACTATTATTCTATACATCTACGCTAAGGATAAATATGAAAAAGAACCCAAACTGCTCCTACTCTACAGTTTTTTATTTGGGGCTTTTGTAAGTATTATCATAACCACGGTTATGTATGTTATTTTCGATTTTATTTTACCGCTAGATAGCTCTAAAGTATTTCAACAGTTCATAAAAGCATTTTTTATTGTTGGGTTTACAGAAGAGTTTAGTAAATATGTTATTGTTAGATTTTACAATCAGCCAAAACCAGCTTTTAACGAACCTTACGATGGTATTATGTATGCCGTTATGGTCTCGATGGGATTTGCCGCTACCGAGAATATTATGTATGTGTTAGATGGTGGTTATAAAACAGCTTTATTAAGAGCCTTTACTGCCGTACCTGCACATGCTACCTTTGGTATTTTAATGGGCTATTTTATGGGTAAAGCTAAATTTGCTGGCAAAAACAGAGGACTCCTTAATTTAATAGGATTACTCCTAGCCATTATTTTTCATGGCGCTTACGACTTCTTTTTGTTTATCGACTTTATTCCTGGCGTTTGGGTTGGTGCTTTTATTTCTTTAGCTATAGGACTTATTTTGTCTAGAAAAGCCATTAAGAAACACCAAAATATCTCGCATTTTAAATAG
- a CDS encoding DUF294 nucleotidyltransferase-like domain-containing protein: MKNTIAERIADFLKRFPPFDLLRKSQLLEISKQVKITYMEKGQVIYHQNDTLHNHFYIIHKGAVSLLKALESNKNEVLDKFDEGDVFGLRPLFAKENYAITAKTAEECILYAIPIDIFRPMAEKNKSIGNYLIESFASNTENPFTKEHHVQFFSDAEIILNPTDNHFELQPVNYIKKIVTAKPSSKIKTIAKTMSKKNIGSIIIEDDGKPIGIVTDKDIRNKVATGLHTISEPVTNIMVSPVLCYPKNITIAQAQITMLKHRIGHLCITEDGTPNTKIIGLASEHDMIVMKGTNPSVLMKAIKRSNTTKDLKRIREKIMVLLNGYIMQNIPLTHTNKIIFELNDATIKRVIERCLVKMKQDPPVSFAWMSLGSQGRKEQLLHTDQDNAIIFENVPEDKLEDTRAYFLKLAKKVNKRLNTIGFDYCPADMMAKNPNWCLSLDEWKAQFTKWTTNTGNDELLLCNIFFDFDISYGDSRLTNALANHVLDITKNNTIFIAKLAANALSNASPLGFFRQFLVEPNGEHKDQFDLKKRALMPIVDAGRVLALSYQIKNINNTAERFEKLADIFPQNKELYLGCSYAFKAILKFRTKHGLINNDNGRFIKLEELTKEEKMKLKRCFKTISHVQEFIKIRFNISTLL, encoded by the coding sequence ATGAAAAACACTATCGCTGAACGTATTGCCGATTTTTTAAAACGTTTTCCGCCTTTCGACCTTTTAAGAAAATCTCAATTATTAGAAATTTCTAAACAGGTTAAGATTACTTACATGGAAAAAGGGCAAGTAATTTACCATCAAAACGATACATTACACAACCATTTTTATATTATTCACAAAGGTGCCGTATCTTTACTTAAAGCGTTAGAATCTAATAAAAACGAGGTTCTTGATAAGTTTGACGAAGGTGACGTATTTGGGTTGCGTCCACTTTTTGCAAAAGAAAATTATGCCATTACAGCTAAAACAGCCGAAGAGTGTATTCTTTACGCCATTCCTATAGATATTTTTAGGCCTATGGCCGAAAAGAATAAAAGTATTGGGAATTACCTAATAGAAAGTTTTGCTTCTAACACCGAAAACCCATTTACTAAAGAACATCATGTACAATTTTTCTCCGATGCAGAAATCATTTTAAACCCAACCGATAACCATTTCGAGCTTCAACCTGTTAATTACATTAAAAAAATTGTTACAGCTAAGCCCTCTTCAAAAATAAAAACCATTGCTAAAACCATGAGCAAAAAAAACATAGGCTCAATTATTATTGAAGACGACGGAAAACCCATTGGCATTGTAACCGATAAAGATATTAGAAACAAAGTAGCTACTGGACTTCATACAATTAGTGAACCTGTAACCAATATTATGGTATCACCTGTACTATGCTACCCTAAAAATATTACCATAGCGCAGGCACAAATTACCATGCTAAAACACCGCATAGGACATTTATGTATTACTGAAGATGGCACGCCAAACACCAAGATTATTGGTTTAGCTTCAGAACATGATATGATTGTTATGAAAGGGACCAATCCTTCCGTGTTAATGAAAGCTATAAAACGCTCTAACACCACAAAAGATTTAAAACGTATTCGCGAGAAAATCATGGTGCTTTTAAACGGCTACATCATGCAAAACATCCCGCTTACACATACAAACAAAATTATTTTTGAATTAAACGACGCTACTATAAAACGTGTAATTGAACGTTGTTTAGTTAAAATGAAACAAGATCCGCCTGTAAGCTTTGCATGGATGTCGTTAGGAAGTCAAGGACGAAAAGAACAGTTACTGCATACCGATCAAGACAATGCTATTATTTTTGAAAATGTTCCAGAAGACAAGCTTGAAGACACCAGAGCTTATTTTTTAAAACTAGCTAAAAAAGTAAATAAACGCCTAAACACTATAGGGTTTGATTATTGTCCCGCCGATATGATGGCTAAAAATCCAAATTGGTGTTTAAGCCTTGACGAATGGAAAGCTCAGTTTACTAAATGGACCACAAATACAGGAAACGATGAACTTTTGTTATGTAATATTTTCTTCGATTTTGATATCAGTTATGGCGACTCTAGATTAACCAATGCCTTAGCTAATCATGTTTTAGATATTACAAAAAACAACACCATTTTTATAGCTAAACTAGCTGCTAATGCCTTAAGCAATGCCTCTCCTCTTGGTTTTTTTAGACAGTTTTTGGTAGAACCTAACGGAGAGCACAAAGACCAATTCGACCTTAAAAAAAGAGCTTTAATGCCTATTGTTGATGCTGGTCGGGTTTTAGCTTTATCCTACCAAATAAAAAACATTAATAATACCGCCGAACGATTTGAAAAATTAGCAGACATATTTCCACAAAACAAAGAGTTGTATTTAGGTTGTTCTTATGCATTTAAAGCCATTTTAAAATTTAGAACAAAACACGGACTTATAAATAATGATAATGGTCGGTTTATTAAGTTAG
- a CDS encoding DUF4294 domain-containing protein produces MSKKIIVIWCFFASLSGVGQIVPKTEIDSTETKYIIIEGDSVPKTSINLDEVMILHKLKFENKYDRRRYIILRRKTLKVYPYAKLASERLETLTQRLASMDNKRDKKRYTKIIQKYIEDEFTAELKNLTRTEGQILAKLVHRQTGVTTFDLVKDLRSGWRAFWYNSTARLFDISLKEEFDPENNKEDYLIEDILQRNFQSGNLEYQESALDFDFYELANKWVNQ; encoded by the coding sequence ATGAGTAAAAAGATAATAGTAATATGGTGTTTTTTTGCATCTCTTTCGGGGGTTGGGCAGATAGTACCCAAAACTGAAATTGATTCTACAGAAACAAAATACATTATCATTGAAGGTGATTCTGTACCCAAAACAAGTATTAATTTAGATGAGGTGATGATACTTCATAAGCTAAAATTTGAAAACAAGTACGATAGGCGCCGTTATATTATTTTAAGACGAAAAACACTTAAGGTGTATCCTTATGCTAAACTAGCTTCAGAACGGTTAGAAACATTAACACAACGCTTGGCAAGCATGGATAATAAACGTGATAAAAAACGCTATACAAAAATTATTCAAAAGTATATTGAAGACGAGTTTACAGCAGAATTAAAAAACTTAACAAGAACAGAAGGTCAAATTTTGGCTAAATTAGTACATCGGCAAACAGGCGTTACTACATTCGATTTGGTTAAAGATTTACGTAGCGGTTGGCGTGCTTTTTGGTATAATAGTACGGCAAGACTATTTGATATTTCGTTAAAAGAAGAGTTTGATCCAGAGAATAATAAAGAGGACTATTTAATTGAAGATATATTACAGCGTAATTTTCAAAGTGGTAATTTAGAATATCAAGAATCGGCTTTAGATTTCGATTTTTACGAACTTGCCAATAAATGGGTAAATCAATAA
- a CDS encoding DUF6140 family protein — protein sequence MPTFEIKTKQRMNVQGDFVDAGLSVQISTMCANPFDDANKIHKAFIRVHGIDLKPEGYLSPGYLGYNLI from the coding sequence ATGCCAACCTTTGAAATTAAAACCAAGCAGCGTATGAATGTACAAGGCGACTTTGTAGACGCCGGACTCTCTGTACAAATAAGCACCATGTGCGCCAACCCTTTTGATGATGCCAATAAAATACATAAAGCTTTTATTAGAGTGCATGGCATCGATTTAAAACCAGAAGGCTATTTGAGTCCTGGGTATTTGGGGTATAATTTAATTTAG
- a CDS encoding DUF4268 domain-containing protein: MFSKEESRQLRQDFWTSFGKSFPRKWILYNTKIKGLSFKFHFDTKKAFITLDLEDNLENRILCWEKLVALKTILTKEYLPDVIYEEVYFLDNGKEISRIYLPFEDKASIHNKNSWQDVMVFFNTNMTLFETFFEEYKDIITP; the protein is encoded by the coding sequence GTGTTTTCAAAAGAAGAATCTAGACAGTTACGACAAGACTTTTGGACAAGTTTTGGGAAGTCTTTTCCTAGAAAATGGATTTTGTACAATACCAAAATTAAAGGACTTAGTTTTAAGTTTCATTTTGACACAAAAAAAGCCTTTATTACTTTAGACCTTGAAGACAATTTAGAAAACCGTATTCTGTGTTGGGAAAAATTGGTAGCCTTAAAAACCATTCTTACCAAAGAATATTTACCAGATGTTATTTACGAGGAAGTGTATTTCTTGGATAATGGGAAAGAAATCTCTAGAATTTATTTGCCTTTTGAAGATAAGGCTAGTATTCATAATAAAAATAGCTGGCAAGACGTGATGGTTTTCTTTAATACCAACATGACTCTTTTTGAGACATTTTTTGAAGAATATAAAGATATTATCACCCCTTGA